In a single window of the Luteolibacter yonseiensis genome:
- the clpB gene encoding ATP-dependent chaperone ClpB, with protein MGLEKITQKLQEALQSAQSIASKSAHAELKSLHVLLALLQQEGGIAIPILQKAGVDIPLLKASVASALSREPSVQGASTQPQISVGLRATLEAADQARESLGDDYLSVEHFILGSLKGDSPAGKVLKDAGLTEKSAREAITGVRGSQKVTDENPEGKYQTLEKYGTDLTARAREGKIDPVIGRDDEIRRVLQVLSRRTKNNPVLIGEPGVGKTAIVEGLARRIVSGDVPDSMKDKRIITLDLGGMLAGAKYRGEFEERLKAFLKEVTESNGQIILFIDELHTIVGAGASEGAVDASNLLKPQLARGELRTIGATTLDEYRKYIEKDAALERRFQPVMVGEPSVEDSIAILRGLKERYEVHHGVRIQDGALVAAATLSDRYISGRFLPDKAVDLIDEAAARLKIELDSMPTEIDVLERQILQLEMEKKALEKETDKGSIARLEKVKEEQANLREKSSGLMAQWRNEKSIIDLVRAAQEKIENLKTETERAQRIGDLTRASQITYGDLPEAHRELEAAKEQLASRQNQGAILKEEVTEDDIARVVSTWTGIPVNRLQEGEREKLVHMEQRLGERVTGQKKAIKAVSNAVRRARAGFQDENRPIGSFIFLGPTGVGKTELSKALAEFLFDDEAAMIRIDMSEYMEKHSVARLIGAPPGYVGYEEGGQLSEQVRRKPYSVVLFDEIEKAHPDVFNVLLQVLDDGRITDGQGRTVDFRNTVLIMTSNIGSQYILHEENAEQREAQVTEALRGHFRPEFLNRIDEIIIFDRLHREELAAIVDLQLARVRQRLAKQGLGLALTEEAKEHIGTQGYDPVYGARPLKRVIQHLLLDPLSLDVLDGKFVDGDVIHADAKGGRIVFTK; from the coding sequence ATGGGACTCGAAAAAATCACTCAGAAGCTCCAGGAAGCCCTCCAGTCGGCACAAAGCATCGCCTCGAAATCCGCCCACGCGGAACTGAAGAGCCTGCACGTGCTGCTCGCCCTTTTGCAGCAGGAAGGAGGCATCGCCATACCCATCCTGCAAAAGGCGGGCGTCGATATTCCGCTTTTGAAGGCCTCGGTGGCGTCCGCCCTTTCCCGCGAACCCAGCGTGCAGGGGGCGTCCACCCAGCCGCAGATCAGCGTGGGCCTGCGGGCGACCTTGGAAGCGGCGGACCAGGCGCGCGAGTCGCTCGGCGACGACTACCTCAGCGTGGAACATTTCATCCTCGGCTCCTTGAAAGGGGACTCGCCCGCCGGGAAAGTGCTCAAGGACGCCGGACTTACCGAAAAGAGCGCCCGTGAGGCGATCACCGGCGTCCGGGGTTCCCAAAAGGTCACCGATGAGAATCCGGAGGGTAAATACCAGACGTTGGAAAAATACGGCACCGATCTGACCGCCCGGGCGCGGGAGGGCAAGATTGATCCCGTCATCGGCCGGGACGATGAGATCCGCCGCGTGCTGCAGGTGCTTTCCCGGCGGACCAAGAACAACCCGGTGCTGATCGGCGAACCGGGTGTGGGCAAGACTGCCATCGTCGAAGGACTGGCCCGGCGTATTGTGTCCGGTGACGTGCCGGACTCGATGAAGGACAAGCGGATCATCACGCTCGACCTGGGTGGCATGCTCGCCGGGGCGAAGTACCGGGGTGAATTCGAGGAGCGGTTGAAGGCGTTCTTGAAGGAAGTCACCGAATCGAACGGGCAGATCATCCTCTTCATCGACGAGCTGCACACCATCGTGGGGGCGGGAGCCAGCGAGGGGGCCGTGGATGCCTCGAACCTGCTCAAACCCCAGCTCGCCCGTGGGGAACTGCGGACCATCGGCGCGACGACGCTCGACGAATACCGGAAATACATTGAAAAGGATGCCGCCTTGGAACGGCGGTTCCAACCCGTGATGGTGGGTGAACCGTCCGTGGAGGACTCCATCGCCATTCTCCGGGGGCTGAAGGAGCGCTATGAAGTCCACCATGGCGTGAGAATCCAGGATGGCGCGCTGGTTGCGGCCGCCACGTTGTCCGACCGGTATATCTCCGGCCGTTTCCTGCCGGACAAGGCGGTGGATTTGATCGATGAAGCGGCGGCCCGGCTCAAGATCGAGCTGGATTCCATGCCGACCGAGATCGATGTGCTGGAGCGGCAGATCCTCCAGTTGGAAATGGAGAAGAAGGCTCTGGAGAAGGAAACCGACAAGGGTTCGATCGCCCGCTTGGAAAAAGTGAAGGAGGAACAGGCGAACCTGCGCGAGAAATCCTCCGGTCTCATGGCGCAGTGGAGGAATGAGAAATCCATCATCGACCTGGTCCGTGCGGCACAGGAGAAAATCGAGAATCTCAAGACCGAAACCGAGCGTGCCCAGCGGATCGGAGATCTCACCCGGGCGTCCCAGATCACCTATGGAGATCTGCCCGAGGCCCATCGCGAGCTTGAGGCGGCCAAGGAGCAGCTCGCCTCCCGCCAGAACCAGGGAGCGATTCTCAAGGAGGAAGTCACCGAGGACGACATCGCCCGCGTGGTTTCCACATGGACCGGTATCCCGGTGAACCGCCTGCAGGAAGGAGAGCGCGAGAAACTCGTCCACATGGAGCAGCGCCTCGGCGAGCGGGTCACCGGCCAGAAGAAAGCCATCAAGGCCGTTTCGAACGCGGTGCGCCGCGCGCGCGCCGGGTTCCAGGATGAGAACCGCCCCATTGGCTCGTTCATTTTCCTCGGTCCCACCGGCGTGGGTAAAACCGAACTTTCCAAGGCCCTGGCTGAGTTCCTCTTCGACGACGAGGCGGCGATGATCCGCATCGACATGTCGGAATACATGGAGAAGCACAGCGTCGCGCGGCTCATCGGCGCGCCTCCGGGCTACGTCGGCTATGAAGAAGGAGGCCAGCTCAGCGAGCAGGTGCGCCGCAAGCCGTATTCGGTCGTGCTGTTCGACGAGATCGAGAAAGCGCACCCGGACGTGTTCAACGTGCTGTTGCAGGTTCTCGATGACGGCCGCATCACCGACGGCCAGGGACGCACGGTGGATTTCAGGAACACGGTGCTCATCATGACCTCCAACATCGGATCGCAATACATTCTCCACGAGGAAAACGCCGAGCAACGCGAGGCTCAGGTGACCGAGGCCCTGCGCGGACATTTCCGCCCCGAGTTTCTCAACCGCATCGATGAGATCATCATCTTCGACCGTCTCCACCGGGAGGAGCTTGCCGCCATCGTGGATCTCCAACTCGCCCGGGTCCGCCAGCGTCTCGCGAAGCAAGGGCTGGGCCTTGCGCTGACGGAGGAGGCGAAGGAACACATCGGCACACAGGGTTATGATCCCGTATACGGCGCCCGGCCGCTCAAGCGGGTGATCCAGCACCTTCTGCTGGACCCGTTGTCGCTGGACGTGCTCGACGGGAAATTCGTGGATGGTGACGTGATCCACGCGGACGCCAAGGGAGGACGCATCGTTTTTACGAAGTGA
- a CDS encoding MmcQ/YjbR family DNA-binding protein, whose amino-acid sequence MDLPDAITHFLSKPGAEETTPFGPEVLVYKVGGKLFALTDPGEFPARINLKCDPDRAVSLRDEYDSVLPGYHMNKRHWNTLVLDGSLPTRLVRELIDHSYDLVVASLPKGKRKP is encoded by the coding sequence ATGGACCTCCCCGACGCGATCACACACTTCCTTTCGAAGCCCGGTGCCGAAGAGACCACTCCCTTCGGCCCCGAAGTTCTGGTATACAAGGTGGGCGGCAAATTGTTCGCGTTGACGGACCCAGGGGAATTTCCGGCCCGCATCAATCTGAAGTGTGACCCGGACCGGGCCGTCTCGCTGCGCGATGAATATGACTCCGTCCTTCCCGGATACCATATGAACAAGCGGCACTGGAACACCTTGGTGCTGGACGGTTCGCTTCCCACCCGCCTGGTCAGGGAACTCATCGATCATTCCTATGATCTGGTCGTCGCCTCGTTACCCAAGGGAAAGAGGAAGCCATGA
- a CDS encoding LysR family transcriptional regulator, which translates to MELRQLKHFVAVGETGSITAAAKKLRLTQPALSRQIKSLEEELDTALLERGAHSIQLTPAGEILLAEARKLVKFSDAMIEKVKSSTVGEPLRVGYAPSLAGEFLSVAIERFTQFHPRVRVSLYDWSSAEMRAGLENGKLDLILAAPCVGLLEPIKWISLRSYGWQLAMSANHALAGKQRITAGDLDGQKLLLYDREHYPDYWDRITGFFKEHQIQAKIAGEFDGVSSLTAALEGNLGIALLAESSRIDPRQRLITRPLDAEPSRIDVAAGLPADNRTSAQVLAFVEELKHAAADLSRHSAAPESSP; encoded by the coding sequence ATGGAGCTGCGCCAGTTGAAGCATTTCGTCGCCGTGGGGGAAACCGGAAGCATCACGGCCGCGGCGAAGAAACTGCGCCTCACGCAGCCAGCGCTCAGCCGGCAGATCAAGTCGCTGGAGGAAGAGCTGGACACCGCGCTGCTGGAACGCGGGGCGCATTCCATCCAGCTCACGCCGGCGGGCGAGATCCTTCTGGCCGAGGCCCGCAAGCTTGTGAAGTTCAGCGATGCCATGATCGAAAAAGTGAAATCCAGCACCGTGGGGGAACCGCTGCGCGTGGGCTACGCGCCATCGCTCGCGGGAGAATTCCTTTCCGTGGCGATCGAACGTTTCACCCAGTTCCATCCGCGGGTGAGGGTGAGTTTGTACGACTGGTCCTCCGCGGAAATGCGCGCTGGTTTGGAAAACGGCAAACTCGATCTCATCCTCGCGGCCCCGTGCGTCGGCCTGCTCGAACCCATCAAATGGATCTCGCTCCGGAGCTACGGTTGGCAACTGGCGATGTCCGCCAACCATGCTCTGGCGGGCAAGCAACGCATCACCGCCGGCGATCTCGACGGCCAAAAATTGTTGCTCTACGACCGCGAGCACTACCCCGATTATTGGGACCGCATCACCGGCTTTTTCAAGGAACACCAGATCCAGGCGAAAATCGCGGGCGAGTTCGACGGCGTCAGCAGCCTCACGGCCGCATTGGAGGGAAACCTCGGCATCGCCCTGCTCGCGGAAAGCAGCCGGATCGATCCCCGGCAGAGACTGATCACCCGGCCGCTGGACGCGGAACCCAGCCGAATCGATGTAGCGGCCGGGCTTCCTGCGGACAACAGGACCTCCGCACAGGTGCTCGCGTTCGTCGAAGAACTCAAGCACGCCGCGGCGGACCTGTCACGTCACTCGGCGGCACCCGAGTCCTCGCCGTAG
- a CDS encoding DUF4105 domain-containing protein, which yields MTAEIIARRIATALILLLGLSVILWCMGAFWYDFPAPVPGRKAASILFLLVTGSLWLFGKRGKRLIAVALVILVMAWWFGLAPRNDRKWLADVARTAHAEINGDQVVFHNVRNFDYRTETDYVPRWETRTVDLSKLTGIDLALNYWGSPYMAHPVVSFQFSDSPPLCFSIETRKEEGESYSAIGGIYRQYELIYIVADERDVIRVRTNYRKGEDVYLYRLNISPEKARERFMDYVTALNELHDKAGWYNALTTNCTTSIRTQNHSGKRQPWDWRMLVNGKADEMLQEQGAFRDGGLPFHELKLRSRINDAARAANDDPDFSARIRAGLPPFSKP from the coding sequence ATGACTGCTGAGATCATCGCCCGCCGTATCGCCACCGCCTTGATTCTCTTGCTGGGACTTTCAGTGATCCTCTGGTGCATGGGGGCTTTCTGGTACGATTTCCCGGCTCCGGTGCCCGGGCGCAAGGCGGCTTCCATCCTGTTCCTGCTGGTGACCGGTTCCCTGTGGCTTTTCGGGAAGCGTGGAAAACGTCTCATCGCCGTGGCGTTGGTTATTCTGGTGATGGCCTGGTGGTTCGGCCTGGCTCCCCGCAATGACCGCAAATGGCTGGCGGACGTCGCGCGCACCGCCCATGCGGAGATCAATGGAGATCAGGTGGTGTTCCACAATGTCCGTAATTTCGACTACCGGACGGAAACGGATTATGTTCCCAGATGGGAGACGCGGACGGTCGACCTGTCGAAACTGACGGGTATCGACCTCGCCCTGAACTATTGGGGTTCCCCCTACATGGCGCATCCGGTGGTAAGTTTCCAGTTCTCCGACTCCCCGCCATTGTGTTTCTCCATCGAAACGCGCAAGGAAGAGGGAGAGAGCTACTCGGCGATCGGCGGGATCTACCGTCAATACGAACTGATCTACATCGTGGCGGACGAGCGTGATGTCATCCGGGTGCGGACGAACTATCGCAAGGGTGAGGACGTTTATCTCTATCGGTTGAACATCAGTCCGGAAAAGGCACGTGAGCGGTTCATGGACTATGTCACCGCGCTGAACGAACTCCATGACAAGGCAGGTTGGTACAACGCGCTGACGACGAACTGCACCACCAGCATCCGGACGCAGAATCATTCGGGAAAACGCCAGCCCTGGGACTGGAGGATGCTGGTGAACGGGAAAGCGGATGAGATGCTTCAGGAACAAGGAGCCTTCCGTGATGGAGGCCTGCCATTCCATGAGCTGAAGCTCCGTTCCCGCATCAATGACGCCGCGCGTGCCGCGAACGATGATCCGGATTTTTCCGCCCGCATCCGGGCGGGCCTGCCACCTTTTTCCAAACCATAG